A region from the Campylobacter blaseri genome encodes:
- a CDS encoding DUF4852 domain-containing protein, producing the protein MKKITLFTGIILLCINLNAIDKKDADNFGMFALSNVVDTLDRDLMGEWYLYNFNSNKYRQVKNDEFEFHDTVQEGYKQFIKLVNLNKDKIKNTEYKTTLKIEFNEYDFKNEGFPLDLIAENSYIPFYGSDKPTCNYAQSELSFDNANTSKNFLPIKKEDASKFVKSRKSNYSGEINRSLLAVITYTINSIDLKNTITNYSECVYLKVKGNIKNVDILDLNNQKIFTIENY; encoded by the coding sequence TTGAAAAAAATTACATTGTTTACTGGTATCATTTTATTGTGTATAAATTTAAATGCCATAGATAAAAAAGATGCTGATAATTTTGGAATGTTTGCATTATCTAATGTAGTTGATACACTAGATAGAGATTTAATGGGTGAATGGTATTTATATAATTTCAATTCTAATAAGTATAGACAGGTAAAGAATGATGAATTTGAATTTCATGATACTGTTCAAGAAGGCTATAAACAATTCATAAAATTAGTAAATTTAAATAAAGATAAAATTAAAAATACAGAATATAAAACAACTTTAAAAATAGAATTTAATGAATATGATTTTAAAAATGAAGGATTTCCGCTTGATTTAATTGCTGAAAATAGTTATATACCTTTTTACGGCTCTGATAAACCAACTTGCAATTATGCACAATCTGAACTATCTTTTGACAATGCTAATACTTCTAAAAATTTCTTACCAATAAAAAAAGAGGATGCTTCAAAATTTGTTAAATCTCGAAAAAGTAATTATAGCGGTGAGATTAACCGAAGCCTTCTAGCCGTCATAACTTACACTATAAATAGCATTGATTTAAAAAACACAATTACAAATTACTCAGAGTGTGTATATTTAAAAGTAAAAGGTAATATAAAAAACGTAGATATATTAGATTTAAACAATCAAAAAATATTCACTATAGAAAATTATTGA
- a CDS encoding RNA degradosome polyphosphate kinase — MSDTNNSIFINRELSWLKFNTRVLKQCEKNIPLLERLKFLAIYSTNLDEFYMIRVAGLKQLFMAGVISSGSDEMTPLDQLREIRNYLSKEQISLEKEYRDIIGELEKNNFFIKKYDNLDSELKAKADEYFFSNIMPIIVPIAVDSTHPFPHLNNLSFGLAVKLIDKENENLDDIKFGMVRISRVLPRFVQVSENIYVPIESIVHRHAEEIFPGYSLISSAAFRVTRNADIIIEEEEADDFMLLLEEGLRLRRKGAFVRLQIQKDADPEIVEFLNSHMKIFYKDIYEYDIPISLEGLWDVVGNKDFSHLALPPYTPKTLPPFDENTSIFQTIDKEEALLYHPYESFDPVSELIKEASKDPNVISIRMTLYRVEKNSPIVKALIDAANDGKQVTVMVELKARFDEENNLHWAKNLENAGAHVIYGITGFKVHSKITQIIRKNNDKLKFYMHLGTGNYNGSSAKIYTDVSFFTTDERFIQDTTTFFHILSGYNKNRRLNNLSMSPMQIKERLLKMIKLETSKGNEGHIIAKMNSLVDSDMIKALCNASKAGVKIELIIRGICCLRPGIAGISDNIRIISIVGKYLEHARIFYFKHSSPEFYISSADWMPRNLERRLELMTPIYNDILKEKLKNILKIQLKDTELAFELQNSSEYIKIKTEDEKSKINSQDVLEIYFDKLYKSIKKHSDKHMMSANKLLNEK, encoded by the coding sequence ATGTCAGATACAAACAACTCAATATTTATAAATAGAGAACTTTCTTGGCTTAAGTTTAACACTCGTGTTTTAAAACAATGCGAAAAAAATATACCTCTTTTGGAAAGATTAAAATTTTTAGCGATTTATTCAACAAATTTAGATGAGTTTTATATGATAAGAGTAGCTGGGTTAAAACAACTTTTCATGGCTGGAGTTATATCAAGCGGAAGCGATGAGATGACTCCACTTGACCAATTAAGAGAGATAAGAAACTATCTTTCAAAAGAGCAAATATCTCTAGAAAAAGAGTATAGAGATATAATAGGTGAGCTAGAAAAAAATAATTTTTTTATTAAAAAATATGATAATTTAGATAGTGAGTTGAAAGCAAAAGCTGATGAGTATTTTTTCTCAAATATAATGCCTATAATTGTGCCAATAGCAGTTGATTCAACCCACCCTTTTCCACACTTAAATAACCTTAGTTTTGGATTGGCTGTAAAGTTGATTGACAAAGAAAATGAAAATTTAGATGATATAAAATTTGGGATGGTTAGAATTTCAAGAGTTTTACCTAGATTTGTTCAAGTAAGTGAAAATATCTATGTTCCTATTGAATCCATTGTCCATAGACACGCTGAAGAAATTTTTCCTGGATATAGCCTGATTAGCTCAGCTGCTTTTAGAGTTACTAGAAATGCTGATATTATCATAGAAGAGGAAGAAGCTGATGACTTTATGCTTTTACTTGAAGAAGGACTTAGACTTAGAAGAAAAGGGGCTTTTGTTAGGCTTCAAATTCAAAAAGATGCAGATCCTGAAATAGTTGAGTTTTTAAACTCACATATGAAAATTTTCTATAAAGACATCTATGAATACGATATACCTATTTCACTTGAGGGACTTTGGGATGTTGTTGGAAATAAGGATTTTTCTCATCTTGCACTTCCACCATATACTCCAAAAACATTGCCTCCATTTGATGAAAATACCTCTATTTTTCAAACTATAGACAAAGAAGAGGCGTTGCTTTATCACCCATATGAGAGTTTTGACCCTGTTTCAGAGCTTATAAAAGAGGCTTCAAAAGATCCTAATGTAATATCAATTAGAATGACACTTTATAGAGTTGAGAAAAACTCTCCAATTGTAAAAGCTTTAATAGATGCTGCAAATGATGGTAAGCAAGTTACTGTTATGGTTGAGCTTAAGGCTAGGTTCGATGAAGAAAACAACTTACACTGGGCAAAAAACCTAGAAAATGCTGGAGCTCATGTCATTTATGGAATAACGGGTTTTAAGGTACACTCTAAAATTACTCAGATAATTAGAAAAAACAACGATAAACTTAAGTTTTATATGCATCTTGGCACAGGAAATTACAATGGAAGTAGTGCTAAAATCTACACAGATGTTAGTTTTTTTACCACAGATGAGAGATTTATCCAAGATACTACAACTTTTTTTCATATACTCTCAGGCTATAACAAAAACAGAAGACTAAACAATCTTTCAATGTCGCCAATGCAGATAAAAGAGCGCCTTTTAAAGATGATAAAGCTAGAAACTAGCAAGGGAAATGAAGGTCATATAATAGCAAAAATGAACTCGCTAGTTGATTCTGATATGATAAAAGCACTTTGCAATGCTAGTAAGGCAGGTGTTAAAATAGAGCTTATAATTAGAGGAATTTGCTGCTTAAGACCCGGAATAGCTGGAATTAGTGACAATATAAGAATTATCTCTATAGTTGGAAAATACCTAGAGCATGCTAGAATTTTTTACTTTAAACACTCATCTCCTGAGTTTTACATCTCAAGCGCTGATTGGATGCCAAGAAATTTAGAAAGAAGACTAGAGCTGATGACACCAATCTACAATGATATCTTAAAAGAGAAATTAAAAAATATATTAAAAATTCAACTAAAAGATACTGAACTAGCTTTTGAGCTTCAAAACAGCTCTGAATATATAAAAATAAAAACAGAAGATGAAAAATCAAAAATTAATAGTCAAGATGTATTAGAAATTTATTTTGATAAATTATATAAAAGCATTAAAAAACACAGCGATAAACATATGATGTCTGCAAATAAGCTATTGAACGAAAAATAA
- a CDS encoding glycine zipper 2TM domain-containing protein, protein MRKILFLTMILTSAIFARSIVIDVVEHRPVYEIKEKTHMVENCNKSDYNIAGTVLGGVAGGVLGHQIGGGTGKKLATVAGTVLGGYAGNKAEGNIRNKQGCTYKEEVSEDKVLTGYRNIGYYNGKEYSKITLEKQEKIRIDVK, encoded by the coding sequence ATGAGAAAAATTTTATTTTTAACTATGATTTTAACTAGTGCTATTTTTGCTAGAAGTATTGTGATAGATGTTGTAGAGCATAGACCTGTTTATGAGATAAAAGAGAAAACGCATATGGTTGAAAACTGCAATAAGTCTGATTATAATATAGCCGGAACTGTTTTAGGCGGTGTTGCTGGTGGGGTTTTAGGTCATCAAATTGGTGGAGGAACTGGTAAAAAGCTTGCCACAGTTGCTGGAACTGTTCTTGGTGGATATGCTGGAAATAAGGCTGAGGGCAACATAAGAAATAAACAAGGTTGCACATATAAAGAAGAGGTTTCTGAAGATAAAGTTCTTACAGGCTATAGAAATATAGGGTATTATAATGGTAAAGAGTATTCTAAAATTACATTAGAAAAACAGGAGAAAATTCGTATAGATGTAAAATGA
- the recG gene encoding ATP-dependent DNA helicase RecG, giving the protein MNKQEKEELKKIGVKNIIDLALLLPKSFDDLSLSEFPNEGENTAEIECKGYFLNRSMLNVNVFCITWQKDIKIVVFNAKPWHYSMFKAGKKMFIHGKATKFGNMWQFVNPKVVTKVGYILPRYKLSIKDNIVQNTIKKYLNFNNLTKEGLNENEANLLLDIHKSDKESVNLLSKLETDNEYLNTLKFIEIFNYLKKLSRKKLIHPAKKVAVNSIDDWIETLPFKPTKDQINALEDIKKDFLGNVAKRRVVMGDVGSGKTLVMLGASLMIYPSVSILMAPTSILAEQIYNEAKKLLPNYINVMLVKSGDKKIDFKGVNLIIGTHVLLYQNLPKANLIMVDEQHRFGSNQREKINLLTKDGEYLSHYIQFSATPIPRTLTLIESELVSFSFLKQMPFKKEIQTIILQSSGFSELISHMKDEIKKGKQAIVVYPLVEESEVSEYQSLNEGKDYWFKNFENVFLTHGKDKEKEEILKEFKDKGDILLTTTVVEVGISLPRLSIIVIVGAERMGLATLHQLRGRVGRVGGKGWCYLFTKLKNPPDRLKEFTKTLDGFKVAQIDLKNRQSGDLLDGTVQHGATFKFYDYEEDITLIAKRRLAKYKI; this is encoded by the coding sequence ATGAATAAACAAGAAAAAGAAGAGTTAAAGAAAATTGGTGTAAAAAACATAATTGATTTAGCTCTTCTTTTGCCAAAAAGTTTTGATGATTTAAGTTTAAGTGAATTTCCAAATGAGGGTGAAAACACAGCGGAGATAGAGTGCAAAGGCTACTTTTTAAATCGCTCTATGCTAAATGTTAATGTCTTTTGCATTACCTGGCAAAAAGATATTAAGATAGTTGTTTTTAATGCTAAACCTTGGCATTATAGTATGTTTAAAGCTGGCAAAAAGATGTTTATACATGGTAAAGCTACAAAATTTGGAAATATGTGGCAATTTGTAAATCCAAAAGTAGTTACAAAAGTTGGTTATATTCTACCTAGATACAAGCTTAGTATTAAAGATAACATAGTTCAAAATACTATCAAAAAATATCTAAATTTTAATAATTTAACAAAAGAAGGCTTAAATGAAAATGAGGCAAATTTGCTTTTAGATATCCATAAAAGCGACAAAGAAAGTGTAAATTTGCTAAGCAAGCTAGAAACAGATAATGAGTATTTAAACACCTTAAAATTTATAGAAATTTTTAACTATTTAAAAAAACTTAGTAGAAAAAAGTTAATTCATCCCGCAAAAAAAGTAGCTGTAAATAGTATAGATGATTGGATAGAGACATTACCATTTAAACCAACCAAAGATCAAATAAACGCACTTGAAGATATAAAAAAAGATTTTTTAGGCAATGTTGCTAAAAGGCGAGTTGTTATGGGAGATGTTGGGAGTGGAAAAACTCTTGTAATGCTTGGAGCTAGTTTGATGATATATCCAAGCGTTTCCATTTTAATGGCTCCAACTAGCATTTTAGCAGAGCAAATTTATAATGAAGCTAAAAAACTACTTCCTAATTATATAAATGTAATGCTAGTAAAAAGTGGTGATAAAAAGATTGATTTTAAAGGTGTAAATTTGATAATAGGAACTCATGTTTTACTATATCAAAACTTGCCAAAAGCAAATTTGATCATGGTTGATGAACAGCACAGGTTTGGTTCAAACCAAAGAGAAAAGATAAATTTACTAACAAAAGATGGAGAGTATCTATCTCACTACATACAATTTAGCGCAACTCCGATACCAAGAACACTAACTCTAATAGAGTCAGAACTAGTTAGTTTTAGTTTCTTAAAACAGATGCCATTTAAAAAAGAAATTCAAACTATAATCCTACAAAGCAGCGGTTTTAGCGAGCTTATATCGCATATGAAAGATGAGATTAAAAAGGGAAAGCAAGCCATAGTTGTCTACCCACTCGTTGAAGAGAGTGAAGTAAGTGAATATCAAAGCCTAAATGAGGGCAAGGATTACTGGTTTAAAAACTTTGAAAATGTATTTTTAACACATGGAAAAGATAAAGAAAAAGAAGAAATTTTAAAAGAGTTTAAAGACAAGGGTGATATTTTACTAACTACAACTGTTGTAGAAGTAGGAATTTCGCTTCCAAGGCTTAGTATAATCGTAATTGTTGGGGCTGAAAGAATGGGGCTTGCTACACTTCATCAGCTTCGTGGAAGAGTTGGAAGAGTTGGTGGAAAAGGTTGGTGTTATCTTTTTACAAAGCTTAAAAATCCACCAGATAGATTAAAGGAATTTACTAAAACTCTTGATGGTTTTAAAGTTGCACAAATTGATCTTAAAAATAGACAAAGTGGCGATCTACTTGATGGAACTGTACAACACGGCGCTACTTTTAAATTTTATGATTATGAAGAAGATATTACATTAATAGCTAAAAGAAGATTGGCAAAATACAAAATTTAA
- a CDS encoding M16 family metallopeptidase, protein MEKIILEAKNTQIPLLFEHDDSLPVVNLKLIFKVAGSVADSKMGLSRLCARLLNEGTKELGSNEYARLLEIKAIELHSSSGFETFSIELNCLKEHFSYAFSMLVKLLKDPNLTDDTLQKIKNIVKSQIAINENEFDYLAGLELNKILHPDTPRANPTIGTYESIESIDLKDVEGFIKEYLNLANLYIVLAGDVKLEEIDFSKALYALEAGEKRELPQISTSDEKTFKEIKKNSEQAYIYFGAPFIIKKDDIYKANVASFILGAGGFGSRLMEEIRVKRGLAYSIYARNNFELSLSRITGYLQTKNENKEEAIAVIKEEFEKFIKDGVSEDELKSAKDFLVGSVSLTQETMFQRVNTKQDNFYKGYEFDEISKRIKQIKELTLDELNQFIKAHTEIGNLSFAVLSK, encoded by the coding sequence ATGGAAAAAATCATTTTAGAGGCAAAAAATACTCAAATTCCACTTCTGTTTGAGCATGATGATAGTTTGCCTGTTGTAAATTTAAAACTAATATTTAAAGTAGCGGGTTCTGTGGCTGATAGTAAAATGGGGCTTTCTAGGCTTTGTGCAAGGTTATTAAATGAAGGCACAAAAGAGCTTGGAAGTAATGAGTATGCAAGGCTTTTGGAGATAAAAGCTATAGAGCTTCACAGCTCTAGTGGGTTTGAAACATTTAGCATTGAGCTTAATTGCTTAAAGGAGCATTTTAGTTACGCTTTTTCTATGTTAGTCAAGCTTTTAAAAGATCCAAATTTAACAGATGATACCTTGCAAAAGATTAAAAATATAGTAAAATCTCAAATAGCCATAAACGAAAATGAGTTTGACTATTTAGCAGGACTTGAGTTAAACAAAATACTACATCCAGATACCCCAAGAGCAAATCCTACCATAGGAACATATGAAAGCATTGAAAGTATTGATTTAAAAGATGTTGAAGGCTTTATAAAAGAGTATCTAAACTTAGCAAATTTATACATAGTTTTAGCAGGAGATGTAAAGCTTGAAGAGATTGATTTTTCAAAAGCACTATATGCTCTAGAGGCAGGAGAAAAAAGAGAGCTTCCGCAAATTTCTACAAGTGATGAAAAAACATTTAAAGAGATTAAGAAAAATAGCGAACAAGCATATATATATTTTGGTGCACCTTTTATAATTAAAAAAGATGACATTTATAAAGCAAATGTTGCTAGTTTTATATTGGGCGCTGGTGGTTTTGGAAGTAGGCTAATGGAAGAAATTCGTGTTAAAAGAGGTCTTGCATACTCTATCTATGCTAGAAATAACTTTGAGCTTAGCCTTAGTAGAATTACAGGTTATTTGCAAACCAAAAATGAGAATAAGGAAGAGGCGATAGCTGTTATAAAAGAGGAATTTGAAAAATTTATAAAAGATGGAGTTAGCGAAGATGAGTTGAAATCTGCTAAAGATTTTTTAGTAGGAAGCGTATCTTTAACCCAAGAAACAATGTTTCAAAGAGTAAATACAAAACAAGATAACTTCTATAAGGGTTATGAATTTGATGAAATTTCAAAAAGAATTAAGCAGATTAAAGAGCTTACTTTAGATGAATTAAATCAATTTATAAAAGCGCATACCGAAATTGGTAATTTATCTTTTGCCGTCCTTTCAAAATGA
- a CDS encoding NfeD family protein: MIMLDPINLFIIAAICLAFELMIANFILIFFGLGFFIVGILSFFIKISWEWQMLIAFVLSLVLMFVLKKPFKRWFHRYSEEIKDNYFDEEGVGEIKNGMVYYKGTFWQSDDIAGLEEGAKVEVLGVKDSKIKIKR, translated from the coding sequence ATGATAATGCTTGATCCTATTAATCTTTTTATCATAGCTGCTATCTGTTTAGCTTTTGAGCTTATGATAGCAAATTTTATACTTATATTTTTTGGTTTAGGTTTTTTTATAGTTGGAATATTAAGCTTTTTTATAAAAATCAGCTGGGAGTGGCAAATGCTAATAGCCTTTGTTCTATCTTTAGTTTTGATGTTTGTTTTAAAAAAACCTTTTAAAAGATGGTTTCATAGATATAGTGAAGAGATTAAAGATAACTATTTTGATGAAGAGGGCGTTGGCGAAATTAAAAATGGTATGGTTTATTACAAAGGAACCTTTTGGCAAAGTGATGATATAGCTGGGCTAGAAGAGGGAGCCAAAGTAGAGGTTTTAGGTGTTAAAGATAGTAAGATTAAAATTAAAAGATAG
- a CDS encoding SPFH domain-containing protein produces MEQFLGLVIVICVIIAMFLKAGFKIVSQSDIVIIERMGKFHRVLDGGFHVIIPFIDRVKSVLTAREQLVDITRQQVITRDNVNIQVDGIVYMKIINGKMAYYNVEDYRKAISNLAMTTLRGEIGGMILDDTLSSRDKLNAALQIALGDAADNWGVKIMRVEISEISVPNDIEEAMNMQMKAEREKRAIELRAQADKQAVILNAEAMKQEKVLEAEAIERMADAKKYEQVAIAEGQKEAMNNINIAMSTSDFAAQYMLAQDRIGAFSELAKSNSKDKILVPFEVSDFIGSLSLTKEFLGKKPVIEKEPKDDNA; encoded by the coding sequence ATGGAACAGTTTTTGGGTTTAGTGATAGTTATATGTGTTATTATAGCTATGTTTTTAAAAGCAGGTTTTAAAATAGTATCTCAATCTGATATAGTAATTATAGAAAGAATGGGTAAATTTCATAGAGTTTTAGATGGTGGATTTCACGTTATAATTCCTTTTATAGATAGAGTAAAATCTGTTCTTACTGCAAGAGAACAACTTGTTGATATAACAAGACAACAAGTCATAACAAGAGATAATGTTAATATTCAAGTTGATGGCATTGTTTATATGAAAATCATAAATGGAAAAATGGCGTATTATAATGTTGAGGACTATAGAAAAGCCATTTCAAATTTAGCTATGACAACATTAAGAGGCGAGATTGGCGGTATGATTTTAGATGATACTCTTTCATCAAGAGATAAATTAAATGCTGCCCTTCAAATAGCTCTAGGGGACGCTGCTGATAACTGGGGTGTTAAGATTATGCGTGTAGAGATATCTGAAATTTCAGTTCCTAATGACATAGAAGAGGCTATGAATATGCAGATGAAAGCGGAGCGTGAAAAAAGAGCTATTGAGCTAAGAGCACAAGCTGACAAGCAAGCCGTTATTTTAAATGCAGAGGCTATGAAACAAGAAAAAGTTTTAGAAGCTGAGGCGATCGAGAGAATGGCAGATGCCAAAAAATATGAACAAGTTGCGATAGCTGAAGGTCAAAAAGAGGCTATGAATAATATAAATATAGCAATGAGTACATCTGATTTTGCGGCACAATATATGTTAGCACAAGATAGGATTGGTGCGTTTAGTGAGTTAGCAAAAAGTAATAGCAAAGATAAAATTTTAGTTCCTTTTGAAGTTAGTGATTTTATAGGAAGTCTTAGTCTAACAAAAGAGTTTTTGGGCAAAAAACCAGTGATAGAAAAAGAGCCAAAAGATGATAATGCTTGA
- a CDS encoding desulfoferrodoxin family protein, whose amino-acid sequence MKRRDALKALAISAVAVSSLSAYDEKLIVNKQDMVVKDPKNPTDFEAKHLPAIHIGNKDEKGYTLVEITVGQLGIIHPSEANHWIYKIDLYADDKLVSVVNLEPVISRGYLSARVKLDDVKVLKSTAFCNLHGNFTATLYL is encoded by the coding sequence ATGAAAAGAAGAGATGCTCTAAAAGCCTTGGCAATAAGTGCAGTTGCAGTAAGTAGCTTAAGTGCTTATGATGAAAAACTTATAGTTAACAAACAAGATATGGTAGTTAAAGATCCCAAAAACCCAACAGATTTTGAAGCAAAACACCTTCCAGCTATACATATAGGCAATAAAGATGAAAAAGGTTATACTTTAGTTGAGATAACCGTTGGACAATTAGGCATAATTCACCCAAGCGAAGCAAATCACTGGATTTATAAAATAGATCTTTATGCAGATGATAAACTTGTTAGCGTTGTAAACTTAGAGCCTGTTATTTCAAGAGGATATTTAAGTGCAAGAGTTAAACTTGACGATGTTAAAGTATTAAAATCAACAGCATTCTGTAACCTGCACGGTAACTTTACAGCAACACTTTACCTGTAA
- a CDS encoding OmpA family protein, whose protein sequence is MIARQRLLSLVLCFALSGCAVADKNMGKMGGVAIGAGTGAVIGKELGDDSGMVIGAILGAGVGLIIGDYIDKRRAEQKKIAQKYDVKINFDDIKYDGKYLGDKVVSTNENQFDVGKSTLNLNAKEYYENLAKSYAKNTKETKILIVGHTDDSGSSSLNKKLSEERAKEVGKVFSKNGIKSKNLYYWGAGESQPIADNNKNAGRMKNRRVEIIELSNQSDIVKYTQNIKVNPAYFTKLKPAVIAKSKPFSKLKQRQEPITNKKDNSVQVGDIKEISKKNDTKNITTSPSFLVDFGGKATNDTYFALGKEYGGRKTGFSLIAKAYASDFMSNCAYDQYHEEGNIKSLLSGKTIIKTTDQKKGLNGGVWYADLNNNRVGIGPVSVLSKNLKPAKNPNIYIYEKYISGSNAKSNYILNTNVNTYAGENGLLYRVFINGEKSPINCMDIVFDNFDLKNSYGYLYYSDSNARLFEKKFKINSLRK, encoded by the coding sequence ATGATTGCTAGGCAGAGATTATTATCATTGGTACTTTGTTTTGCCTTAAGTGGTTGCGCAGTTGCCGATAAAAATATGGGCAAAATGGGGGGCGTAGCCATTGGTGCAGGTACTGGGGCGGTTATAGGCAAGGAATTAGGCGATGATTCTGGCATGGTAATAGGAGCTATATTGGGGGCTGGGGTTGGGCTTATCATAGGCGATTATATAGATAAAAGAAGAGCTGAGCAAAAAAAAATAGCTCAAAAGTATGATGTAAAAATAAATTTTGATGATATAAAATATGATGGAAAATATTTAGGTGATAAAGTTGTGTCTACTAATGAAAATCAATTTGACGTAGGTAAAAGCACTCTTAATTTAAATGCTAAAGAATATTATGAAAATTTAGCAAAATCTTATGCTAAAAACACAAAAGAAACTAAGATTTTAATAGTAGGGCATACAGATGATAGCGGATCAAGTAGTTTAAATAAAAAACTTTCCGAAGAAAGAGCAAAAGAAGTAGGAAAAGTATTTTCTAAAAATGGTATAAAATCTAAAAATTTATATTATTGGGGAGCAGGAGAATCTCAACCTATTGCTGATAATAATAAGAATGCAGGGAGAATGAAAAATAGACGTGTTGAAATTATAGAGCTTTCAAACCAGAGTGATATAGTAAAATATACTCAAAATATAAAAGTAAATCCTGCTTATTTTACTAAATTAAAACCAGCTGTTATTGCAAAATCCAAACCTTTTTCAAAATTAAAGCAAAGACAAGAACCTATTACAAATAAAAAAGATAATTCTGTTCAAGTGGGCGATATAAAAGAAATTTCTAAAAAAAATGATACAAAAAACATAACTACTTCTCCAAGCTTTCTTGTAGATTTTGGTGGTAAAGCTACAAATGACACATATTTTGCTCTAGGTAAAGAATATGGCGGAAGAAAAACAGGTTTTTCTTTGATAGCCAAAGCATATGCAAGTGATTTTATGTCAAATTGTGCATATGATCAATATCATGAAGAAGGCAATATAAAGTCTTTATTAAGCGGTAAAACGATAATAAAAACTACTGATCAAAAAAAAGGTCTTAATGGTGGTGTTTGGTATGCAGACTTAAATAATAATCGTGTGGGAATAGGCCCAGTTTCAGTTTTATCAAAAAATTTAAAACCAGCTAAAAATCCAAATATATATATTTATGAAAAATATATATCCGGAAGCAATGCTAAATCAAATTACATTTTAAATACCAATGTAAATACTTATGCTGGTGAAAATGGTCTTTTATATAGAGTTTTTATAAATGGAGAAAAATCACCCATAAATTGCATGGATATTGTTTTTGATAATTTTGATCTTAAAAATTCATATGGATATTTATATTATAGTGATTCTAATGCTAGATTATTTGAAAAGAAATTTAAAATTAATTCATTAAGGAAATAA
- a CDS encoding response regulator transcription factor, producing MINENILNKLAQISVLLVEDDEDLRIAIEQSLKMYCKDVSVASNGLDGFDKYFQKNFDIVITDINLPKLNGLEMLEEITKRAGKINSIIITSYDTTEHFLASIELGAYNYLRKPFRVEELQTTILLATSNKCDETVKFRKLYEYDLLTKNLFKNNKQVILTKTENKLVQLLVSNLDKVVTYEMIENFVYGTKDMSTEALRMLIKKIRLKTDHDFIQNLSGVGYKISLRN from the coding sequence ATGATAAATGAAAATATATTAAATAAATTAGCTCAAATTTCTGTTTTATTGGTTGAAGATGATGAAGATCTAAGAATTGCTATAGAGCAATCTTTAAAAATGTATTGCAAAGATGTATCAGTTGCAAGTAATGGACTTGACGGGTTTGATAAATATTTTCAAAAAAATTTTGATATAGTTATCACGGATATAAATTTACCAAAATTAAATGGCTTAGAAATGCTTGAAGAGATCACAAAAAGAGCTGGAAAAATTAACTCTATAATAATAACATCTTATGATACTACGGAGCATTTTTTAGCTAGTATTGAACTTGGTGCATATAACTATTTAAGGAAACCTTTTAGGGTAGAGGAGTTGCAAACTACAATTTTGCTAGCAACTAGCAATAAATGTGATGAAACAGTTAAATTTCGTAAGTTATATGAATATGATTTATTAACAAAAAATCTATTTAAAAACAATAAACAGGTCATTTTAACTAAAACAGAAAATAAGCTAGTTCAATTACTTGTAAGCAATCTAGATAAAGTAGTTACCTATGAGATGATTGAAAATTTTGTATATGGCACTAAAGACATGAGCACAGAAGCTCTTAGAATGTTAATAAAAAAGATAAGATTAAAAACTGACCATGATTTTATACAAAATTTATCAGGTGTTGGGTATAAAATTAGCCTAAGAAATTGA